The genomic DNA GAAGGGGTAAACATTGGCGGTAGGAACAGGGTGACGCAGCCAGCTTGGGCAGCTAGCTTTGCCCTGTCTGAGGATTTTCGCCCCCAGCTCCTGAAGGCGATCGCTCTGCTAACACCTGATGGCGTGTTTGACGGGAGTAAAGAAGTCATCCTACAAATTGGCAATCTCTCCCAACCGCAACCAATCCCTAATAGTAAGGGTAAGTGGCAAGTAGATCTGGTTGCTAAATTAATCTTTTTTGACCAAACAAATAAAATTGGCAGAGCCATCAGCTTTAACAAACAAATTCTTGTGAGGGCAGTAGACCCGCCAACTTATCCTCCTAACCCAACTCCTCTGCAAACAGTCGTCTTAGGTATGCGACAGAGCGGATTGGAGATTTATTTAATTCGTGACCTTACGATTAAAGATAACTTATGACTAAAGCCAGTTATAGTAACTCCGCTGATTGGGAGACTTATATTGATTTAGAAGAGGGATCGGCAGACCCTACACAGCAGCAAGAAATAAAACTCGAAGTAGACACTGCTGGCACCCAAGCTCCTGAAGATCCCTACACTGTCCGTACTAGGCACTCCCTATCTACCAGTCCTTACTCTAAAGGGCTTGTAGTTGCCAGTTGTGCCTTATTTGGAACTGGAATCGTTGGTCTTGGCTTTAAGTTAGTTACTGGAGGATTGGCTGGTAGTCCTGCCGTTGTCCAACAGCCAAAAACTGCCACTCCAAATCCCCAAGATGCAGGGAAATTGGAAGAGCGGCAAATTTCCGAGTTAAAAACTCAAATGGCAATTGGTACGCAAGCTGCTCAAATCCAAAAACTGAACTCAAATGAGTTGCCCGTCACCAACAAAAAAGCGCCAGTCTCTAAACCTGTCCCAAATGCTGCTGTAGCACCTACTCCAACCCAAAGAGTTGTTGTAGCTTATTCACCTCCACGCCCGGTGCCAGGAGCACTTACTCCACTAGCACCTATATCTAAGCCAGTGGTTACTGCACCGCCGCGGACACGGGTTCAGCCTGCTCGGTCTTCTGCTGTCCCGCCAGACCCAATGCAGCAGTGGCAGCTAGCCGCTAATGCTGGTAGCTATGGTGAAATGTCTCCTGGTGACAGTGGGCAACTCTCTGCTGCTAATGCTGCTGGCGATCGCTCAAACACTGCTATGAATTCCGCCGCTCTACCAAGTGGAGGGTTAGGAGCAGCACCGCCTACCCTGACTCCATCTCAAAGGCAGACTTCTGACCCACAAGCTCGCTACACCAGCATCAATGACTCAACAGCTACTCATAGCTTGATTGTTGGAACGAGAGCGGCTGGAAAACTGGAAACTCCCATTGCTTGGAGTGGTCAGATCCAAAACCCAACTCAGAATTTCTTGATTCAACTGCAAGAACCGCTCCAAGCAGCTGACAGCTCTGTAGTAGTTCCAAAAGGAGCCTACATCGTGGCAAGAGTCAACCAGGCTGCTGATACCGGACTGCTGCAAATGACAGCAACTTCTTTTGTAGTGCATGAAAACGGGCAAGCGACTGAGCAACCAATTCCTGATGGGTCGCTCCTAATTTTGGGGAAAGGGGGGAAAATCCTGCAAGCGAAGGCTCACCGTCGCAGCAGCTTAGGTAACGATATAGGTTCCTTCCTACTATCGGGCGTATCCCAAGCAGCAGAGCTGACTAATCGCTCTAGTACAGAGACGACAATCGGCACATCCGGCAGCTTCCAAACCATCACAACTAATCCCGACCCCAATTTGATGGCTGGGTTCATCCAAGGCAGCACGCGAGCGGTGGTGCAGCGGATGCAAAACCGCAATCAACAGGCTCGCCAGTCTCTGCAATCCGAGCCAAAGGTCTTCGTCCTAGACCAAGGCACTTCTGTACAACTATTTGTCAACCAATCATTTTCGCTTTAGAGTCATGAAAAGGCTTACTTTCCTCCCCCTTGCCCTCTGCCTTTTGTTTCCAAGTAGTGCTTTGGCATTGTCGGCTCGGACGATATTCGCCGAGCAAGCTCAAGGAACCAATGGTACTATCGTCACATTAGAAGTCTCGCCAGGATATGGGCTGAATATCAATTTGATCCCGACTGGGGAGGTAGTTAAGAAGGCGTGGATTGACGACCCTTCCCGAATCGCTTTAAGTTTTGATGGCAATTTGTGTCAGTGGAAGAGCGAGCAGCAGCAGTCCTGCTCTAATGAAGGTGCAACAGTCGTCCACCTGCGGCAAATTCAGCCGATTCAGTTTCAAAATCTGCCTCGCAGCCGTAGTGGGGGAACGCTGCTGACACTAATTGCAGAGGGAGCATCGGGGCGAAAGGTGTATCAGTTTAGAGTTGTTCCGGCATCTGGGGAGCCAAAGTACACGGCTTTGATTGTCAAGCCCGACTCCGAGCGACCTCGCCCCGTGTTAGACCGAATGCCGACCATAATTACCTCTGCACCACAGCATCCTCAGAGCGCAGCACCAAATCGCCAGCTCGGATCTAACACAAATACTACCGTAGCTAGGGTACAGCCCTCGCTCGCCAGTACAAACCCTTCACTCTCAAGGCAGGAGCAGGCATCACCCAAAAAGCCTTCACAACCGCCAGCTACTACCAGTCCAAATCAGATTGCGACTTCAAAGCAGGCAGCGCTCGCTCCCACACCAAAGCAACCAGCAACCCTTGCCACTTCAACTGACTCTGCTCCAGCCCAGCAGCAAGTGACTAACTCCCACCTCAATCCTTCTAGCAATGTTTCCAAGTCATCAACCCCTGCACCAGCAGTCAGCCGTAACGTCTCTACTCACCCTAGAAATCTTGCTGAAGATACTGGCACACCAACCACTACACCGCAAGCGAGTGCTAGGAGTACCACTACTACAGAGCAGCCAAACCTATCCCTTACCTCAATCGAAACCGCCAATGCTCTGGTGCGCGGTCTAGTAGTAGCGCGGCAAAAGGGACAGATTAATCATCAAACTACTATGTGGCGACAGGTGCAAAGTGCTGTAGCTTGGCTTCGGCGGGGTGCGACAAAGCAGGAAGCAGCGCTCAAAGCAGGAGTTCCCTTGAAGACAATCAACCAATTACTGGCATGGGGACAAGTATCGCCGCTTTCATCTTTGAGTAGTCCTAAAAAAGGCACGCAAGCCAGAACTAATTAATTTCATTCAAGATAAATATTCAAATCAAACACTAGGCAAGTAGTTCAAATCCTGTAGCTACTTGGAAACAAAGCTTCAACATCCAACCCTATGCGAATTCACCGCTCTTGGTACCGCATTTTCCTCGTTATCTTATTTATTATTAGTTTTGTAGCGGCAATTGCTTATCCCCAGTATGGGAATAGCTCGGCACGGGCTGAAGCATCTATTTCCTCTATCCCAACGCTCGCTTACCAAGTTGGCAAACAACAGGTGTTAGCTCCTGACTGGTCGCAGATCGCATGGTCTACCTTACCGCCAATTGAAGAATCAGGTTGGATTCAAATACCTGCTAACCTTGTTACCCAGCCCAAGTACGATCCGTCCCGCTCTTGGAAGGCAGGACAAACGCCAGACTTCTTCGTGATGTTGGGTGATGTGGAAGATGCATTCCACATGGAGAAATTTCAGCTTCAAGACATTTTTGGTCTGACTGACTTAGCAATAAATACCTTACAGTTGGACGATTTTGGACTGATGGGTTGGCAGACTGTTGATTCCTTAGTCGAGGCGATCCCTAACTTGAGAGATTTAATTGTCAGCCAAGTAGAACCAATTCGGGATTTGTTCGTCAAAGCTGGACTGGGATACACCAACGAGTCAATTGCCCAAGTATTACAGGAATATCCAGAGCTGGGACATCTGTCTTTCGGTCAACTCGATTTGACACGGTACGCGCTTAAATCCATCCCTGGCTTGGTTCAAACTCCCCTAGAAAAGTTTGCGGCATGGCAGCAGAGCTTCATTGCTCAAGTACCAGGGCTTGCCCAAGTGCCGTTTAGCCAGTTTCCCCAATCTCCCTTCAATGCAATTGGAATGGTTGGCATTACTGATGTGGTGTGGGAGGCAGCGGAACACGGCGATTCTAAAGTTGGCGAAGATTATTTTCTCAGCGGCAGCATTAATAAGCAAAATGAAACTGTAGCCGTTGCTTGCCCTGCTGGCGAGTCCTGCCCCTATATAGAGTTGAGCGATCTGGGCAGTGCGAGTGGTTCGTTGTATGGCAAGCGCTGGGCATCTGGCGAGCAAAAAGTGCGAGGAGGTTTTGGTCCTCTAGCTGCCGTCAATAACGGTCGGGAACCAACAGGCAGGTTAGTTTATGGTTCTGCCTTCAAAGTGGTTTTGACTGGTACAAACGAATCCAAAGGTACAGCTGACTTTGGCTTGTACCTGAGAGCCTGCATACGCATTCCATTTGTTGGTAAGAGCTGTACCCCCTACATCGGTCCAATTCCCTGGTTGCCAACCCGCGAAAAAGACTTGGTTATTGTCACTACAATGCCTGCGATTTGAACATAAATTTAGCGATCGCTTCTCACTTATTCCTTTCCCTGTAGCGCTCCATGTCCCAGTCAACATCGACTATTTCTGTCAGCCAATTTGTCCCTCCACCAGTTAGAGGAATGCTCTTCTCCCCATCTGGGATTGTGCTGCTCCTGGCTCTGGTTGTCCTGGTAGCACTCAATCATTCTGGTCAGGGCAAGAAAGGCAAGCTGGCACGGGCACGGTTTGGAGGAAGGCGCGAGAAGATCGCGGCTAGGAAGCTGGCTTGTAAGCAAATGGAAGCACGCGAACACAATAAGGTTGCACTATACATTGGCACTCCTTGTGGTAGCAGCGTCGAGGAGATTGACGGTAAAAAAATTGTCAACTTGCCCCAAGACCCTAAAACGCTTTATATTCCCCACGCAGAAGAAGGCATTTTAGCAGTTGGTCGTCCTGGCTCTGGCAAAACTTATTCCTCAATAGATCCTTTAGTGCGCTCGGCTATTGACCAAGGGTTTCCAGTTTTTTACTACGATTTCAAAGGGCATGAAGACCCCGCACCCAGCTCTAAACTCGTTGGATACGCTGCTGAGCGCGGTTACAAAATTTCTATTTTCGCCCCTGGCTCCAAAGAAACTTGTGTCTGTAATCCGCTTGATTTTCTATCAGGTCCAGGCGATGCAGAAATGGCATATCAGCTTGCCAGCGTCTTGAACCAGAATTTTAAACTCGATGATTCCTCATCGGCTAACAGTAGTTTTTTCACTCAAACGGGCAATCAGTTAGTTCAAGCCATCCTGATGCTGGCGAAGGGTTCGCGCTATCCCGATATCGCTATGTGTCACAAAATCTTGGCACTGCCTAACCTGATTCAAAGATTAAGAGCAGCCAAACTCGACCCTTATCTCAAGGTCGCGTTCGATAATTTCCTTTCCTCTGCTGGCAGCCCAGAAACGGCGGCTTCCATCGCTACAACAGCCAGCTTGATGTTTACGCGATTCATGACCCCACAGGTGCTAGCGGCTTTTTGCGGTCAAACTACGCTGACTCTCGATGTTGAAGGTCGGCACTTTATTGTGTTTAGGATGGACCCGCAAAAGCGGAGCGTGGTTGGTCCATTACTAGCGGCTACACTGCATTTGACGATCAATCGTAATATCTTCCGCCAACGCAAAACGCCCTTAATCGTCTCCCTCGACGAGCTTCCTAGTATTGACTTACCTATGCTCGCTGACTGGCTGAATCAAAACCGTTCTAGTGGAATGGTGTGCATTGTTGGATTTCAAGCTTTGGGTTTTTTAGAAGAAACTTATGGTGAGAAAAAGGTTAACGGAATTTTGAGTGGTTGTACAACTCAAATGATCTTTCAATTGAATGACCAGCAAACTGCTGAATACTACAGTAAGCAGTTAGGTAATGAGGAAATTCAGTACAAACAAAAGTCACGCAGTCACGGTAAAGGTGGAGCGAGTTATTCCTCTGCCCAGCAACAACAAACTCGTCCATTAGTTGAAATTCAGGATGTTCAACAGTTTCCTAAAGGCAAGTGCATTCTGCTCAATCCTGGCTACGGCGACCCCAAAAAAGAAATTAGAGTTCCCTTGTTACAACAGATTAAAATTCCCCAGCGCGATCTCAATGCTATGAAGAAAAGTGCTGCTATGTGGACTCAAATTAAAACGCAATTAATTAAGAAAACTACAGCGAGGGAACCTCCTGGACAAGAGTTGGAACTACGGGAGATGGTAGCCCGAAATCTGTTACCTGACCCAGAAAATGAACAAAAAGCAAAGGAATACAAAGCTCGTTATTAACTTGGAGATTGATTATGGCTTACGAATTTAGCGAAAGCGACCTGCAACGCATTATCAAGCTACCTGCTTGGATTCAGACATTAAAAGATAAGTATCCAGTCAGTGTTGTTAATACTGCTGATACTTGGGAAGAGCAACCTTTACCAGAAGATTACATTCCTAAAGAAGTTGAGATTTTTTATGGTGATGATGTTGACGATTCAGATTTATTTATCCGAGATGGGAAACTTTATTTCTTTAGCCTAAGAGAGCCAGTAGATGCAAATGTTATTCAAGTGCTGATTGATGGCAACTGGGCTTATATCCAGGTTGAATGTCGTGTCATTCTTGACCGATTAGGTGGGGTAATTTTGCCCGATGTAGTAGTCAATCCTGAAGCCATCTTACATTCCGTTATCAAGTCAAATTTACAAAACAATTGAGAGATTAAAAACGATGATTAATCCATCTGATAGTAAAGAAATTCAAGAAAATTACCTGCAAATCCTAAACGATGTTATTAGCAAAGTTGTAGATGCAGCTAAAGCAGCAGGGAAGTTGAGTTCAGCTTCAACTGAACAGCCGGCTATTCAAGTATTTGTTGGAGCCAAAAAAGTATACGAGCAAGTACTTGGGCAGCAATCAACAGGGAATGTAATTACTCCCGAACAGGTTCAGCACGTAAAAAAGGCGCTGGAAGAGCCGCAAAACGTTAAAGGCTCCGTCAGAATCAAGATCGGCAGTGAAACTGTTTATCATGTCAAAAATGGTGAAGTGATTACCGATAATTTGGGATTAGCTAAAGCCCAAACCGCGATCCAGGAAGCCAAAACTACTCAAACTGTTGAAGCTCCTAAGACTTTAGAAGAGCAAATTACTGCTTTACATGCAATTGTTGAGAAACAGGGACAACGCATCGAAGTTCTGGAGCAAAAACTTGAGCAGCTCACCTCCTCATTGGCTTCTGTCGAGGTTAGCAATCCCAGTCTTTCTCGCTGGATGAATGCCATCAACAATTCGCTCACCTCCTCAGCGCGGGAACTGAAGGAGAAGGTTGTTGATTTCGCTCGTAATCTTCAGGATAAGGCAGCATCGCAGGTTCAAAATCTTCAAAACAAGGTTGTTCAACAGGCTCACAACCTTCAGGGGCAAGCAATCAATACCATAGATAATGCTGTCAAATCCGTTCAACGAGGTGTGGCGGATTTCAACGGCAACTTTATCAAGGCAGCAGTAGAAAAAATGCTCGATCGCATTGGTCAAGTCCAACCCGACGGTTCCCGCATCTTCGAGGGGACTAAATACGCCTTTTACCAGCAAAACGGAGTGGTTTCAGTAGTGGCGAAGGACGGTCGAGGCACGATTCTCAAGGATAGTGAGTTCACAGCTAATGCCTCAGCGCAAGATATGGCTAGCCTTAAAAGCTTGAGCGAAGATGTCAAGCAAGATTTTGGGCAACAGCAGGCTCAGTCCCAGTCGAGGGGGCGTTCTCGGTAGACCTAAATCTCAGGTTGATTCCGCAACTACCCCTGCCAATTCTTTTTCAGGTAGCTAAAGATGCCAGAGCGGGAGTGTAACTGATCGCCAATTCCTGCACTTGTTAGAGTCGCAGGCTGCAGGCTGCTGTAACTAAAGTTTGGCATCAATCGTGCGCGGCTTTTGGGGATTTTCTATGGATGAAGAACGCCAGCGTCGGCTGGTTGATGCCTTTGCAAATAATTTCCTATTAGGACGGGAATTTACAACCATTACAGCAGCCCGTCAGCAAGCAGAGGCAATTCTGGGCGAACCCGTGAAACCTGGCACGCCGCTTGCCAAAAGAGTGGACGAGTCGGTGGAAGCTGGGCTGGTGCGAGCCGCCCGCACTATTGTCCAAGGGGCTGATGACCCGCTAAAGGTGTATGACTATTTAGTTGACCTGTACCAGCGTCAGCCGATTCTTGGCACGCGCAGTTCTACAAGCGTCCGGCAGCAGGCATACTCTACTCCGATTCCCATTGCCTACCTAGCAGCACAGCTGGCTGCGATTGATGCCCAGACGACAGTTTACGAACCTACGGCTGGGCATGGCGCTCTTTTGCTTTTGAGTGATGCGGATAAAGTCATTGCCAACGAACTTAACCGGGAGCGGCTAGCTGACCTGCGATCGCAGGGGTATGCACTCACCCAGTTCGATGCTACTTCCTATTGTCCCGACTGGGAAGTGGACGTGGTAATTGCGAATCCTCCCTTTGGCTCCGTCCGCGCAGAAGATGGCAGAACCAGGGTTTTCTCCGTGCCAGGTGCCGGAGTAGATGAGGGCAGAGCATTTGTGTCAACCCAAATTGACCATGCGATCGCCTTGAACTCGCTCAAAGCCATGAAAGAAGCTGGGAAAGCCGTGTTGATTTTGGGCGGACAGCTAGGGGACGAGCGATCGCGCTCTAATGGCTACAACTCACAAACCAATCGACTCTTCTACTACACTCTCTACAACGAGTACAACGTCACCCGCCACATTTCTATTGACGGAGATTTGTATCGGCGGCAGGGTGCAGGTTTTCCCATCGATCTGATCGTCATAGAGGGGCGCGGCAAATCTGGATTGACTTTGCCAGCAGCAGCTGTGCCGCGAATCTATCGCAGTTTTGACCAATTGAAGGAGTTATTAAATGACTCTCTACTTATTAAACGACAAAAGCATTGCGTGGATGCCTCCTTCGAGCACGGGGATGGTCGGGACTTGGGGAGCGGTGCTAGTGCCGAGCCAACAGGAAATAATACTCAACCGCAGTCAATACTTGGAACTGCTGGCTTTGAGAGTGGAATGGTTGCTCCAGGAGTGGATGGACGCGGAAGAATTGACACCCAAGCAGGCTCTCAGTTTACTCCGCAAGTACCTGGACGACAGACAGGTGAACTCGGCAGCGATCCTGCCACCCCAGTTGAACGATTCAGCGCCTCTAAATTGGGCGAAGGCACTGACCGTCGAGAACCAGGAATTGTGGGAGAAGTTTTGCCTGCAAGCCCAGAGCAACTTTCCGATTCAACCCAACCAGAGCGATCCGGCAGAGCAGGAACTGGCTTTGGGGCTAATCGAGGAAATCTCCTTGGAGGAATGGTTGCAACTAGCGATTATTCCGTCTTCAGAAAGCTAGAGATAGATGCCGCTTTGCGCCTTGGGAAAAACCTGGAAAAAGCCGGACAACCTTCTACAACTCAACTAGATTTTCAGTCTCTACGAGAGGACGGTCGGGAGGCGACTTCTTTGACAATTCCGGACAATTATGGAAAATCTCCGCCTCCCGACCAAGGTTGTCCGGCTTTTACCGGATTTAGTGAAACCCCAAACCAATCGTACACGCAACAAATACAACAGGAAGAAAGTCTTGTGGCACAAGAAGATATACAGCAAGCAGAACTTGTTGAAGAAGCCACTACCACAGCCTTACAAGTTCCTTACGCTCCTAAAAGCACGGCTACTCCTGTAGGCACACTGGTTCCTACCAATATGCAAACAGCGATCGCTTTAGCCTTGTCCAAGATTCACTCACAAGTCGGCAACCTGGATGCATATGTCGCGACCAAGCTAGAGTACGGCACTCCAGAAAATCTGCACCGTTACTTTAGCGCGGAACAAGTGGATGCGATCGCTCTGGGGATTCATAACCTGGACAAAGGAGCGGGTTTCATTATTGGCGACCAAACAGGTGTAGGCAAAGGTCGCGTCGTGGCAGCGATGATTCGCTATGCCAAGCTGAGCGATCGCATCCCCATATTTGTCACTAAAAATACGCAACTCTACGGGGACATGATGCGCGATCTTGCCGATATAGACATGCTAGGATTTCAGCCATTTGCTACCAACAGCAGCTTAAATGTCCCTTTAGGCAATGGGCAAAGGTTGAGGCAGATGCCGACGACTCACTCATCAGAGATGTCTTCACTCATGGGAGCGGGTAATTTGGGTCGGTATGATGCGATTTTTACAACCTACGACCAGATGAGAACCGTCAAGGGGCAAATGAAGCAGCGGCATAGGTTTTTAGAGCAATTTGCTCCTCAATCGATCGTCATTATGGACGAAAGCCACGAAGCGGGTGGTAGTTCTAATCCCGAACAGCAAAGCGGTCGCGCTCTCTTTGCTAGGCGGCTGCTGTCACTTTCACAGGGGGCGATTTATTCCAGTGCCACCTTTGCTAAAAACCCGCAAGTGATGACGCTGTACTTTAAAACAGATATGCCTTTGGCTGTTAATGGAAATGTGGACAGCCTGGTAACTCTGGTAAATAAAGGCGGCATTCCCCTGCAACAAGCTTTGTCTGCAACCCTGGCTGAGGCAGGGCAATACATTCGTAGAGAACGCTCTTATGAAGGAGTAGATTTTCGAGCAGAAGTTAGGTTAATAGATCGAGACACAGCAGAAAATATCTCTGCTGTCATGGCAGCGATTCTGGATTTCGATCAAATAAAAAAAGCTGGACTCAAAGCTTTAGATAAACAGATGAAAGCTGAGGCTAAGCAGCAAGTTGCAGACAACTCGACGGGAGCGGCTGGGGCGGAGAGTACCAACTTCACGAGTATTATGCACAATTTGCTTGACCAAATGCTGCTAGCAGGGAAGGCTGAGGCAACAGTGCAAGAGTGCAT from Chroococcidiopsis sp. CCMEE 29 includes the following:
- a CDS encoding TrbI/VirB10 family protein, whose translation is MTKASYSNSADWETYIDLEEGSADPTQQQEIKLEVDTAGTQAPEDPYTVRTRHSLSTSPYSKGLVVASCALFGTGIVGLGFKLVTGGLAGSPAVVQQPKTATPNPQDAGKLEERQISELKTQMAIGTQAAQIQKLNSNELPVTNKKAPVSKPVPNAAVAPTPTQRVVVAYSPPRPVPGALTPLAPISKPVVTAPPRTRVQPARSSAVPPDPMQQWQLAANAGSYGEMSPGDSGQLSAANAAGDRSNTAMNSAALPSGGLGAAPPTLTPSQRQTSDPQARYTSINDSTATHSLIVGTRAAGKLETPIAWSGQIQNPTQNFLIQLQEPLQAADSSVVVPKGAYIVARVNQAADTGLLQMTATSFVVHENGQATEQPIPDGSLLILGKGGKILQAKAHRRSSLGNDIGSFLLSGVSQAAELTNRSSTETTIGTSGSFQTITTNPDPNLMAGFIQGSTRAVVQRMQNRNQQARQSLQSEPKVFVLDQGTSVQLFVNQSFSL
- a CDS encoding type IV secretion system DNA-binding domain-containing protein; protein product: MSQSTSTISVSQFVPPPVRGMLFSPSGIVLLLALVVLVALNHSGQGKKGKLARARFGGRREKIAARKLACKQMEAREHNKVALYIGTPCGSSVEEIDGKKIVNLPQDPKTLYIPHAEEGILAVGRPGSGKTYSSIDPLVRSAIDQGFPVFYYDFKGHEDPAPSSKLVGYAAERGYKISIFAPGSKETCVCNPLDFLSGPGDAEMAYQLASVLNQNFKLDDSSSANSSFFTQTGNQLVQAILMLAKGSRYPDIAMCHKILALPNLIQRLRAAKLDPYLKVAFDNFLSSAGSPETAASIATTASLMFTRFMTPQVLAAFCGQTTLTLDVEGRHFIVFRMDPQKRSVVGPLLAATLHLTINRNIFRQRKTPLIVSLDELPSIDLPMLADWLNQNRSSGMVCIVGFQALGFLEETYGEKKVNGILSGCTTQMIFQLNDQQTAEYYSKQLGNEEIQYKQKSRSHGKGGASYSSAQQQQTRPLVEIQDVQQFPKGKCILLNPGYGDPKKEIRVPLLQQIKIPQRDLNAMKKSAAMWTQIKTQLIKKTTAREPPGQELELREMVARNLLPDPENEQKAKEYKARY
- a CDS encoding apolipoprotein A1/A4/E family protein, which encodes MINPSDSKEIQENYLQILNDVISKVVDAAKAAGKLSSASTEQPAIQVFVGAKKVYEQVLGQQSTGNVITPEQVQHVKKALEEPQNVKGSVRIKIGSETVYHVKNGEVITDNLGLAKAQTAIQEAKTTQTVEAPKTLEEQITALHAIVEKQGQRIEVLEQKLEQLTSSLASVEVSNPSLSRWMNAINNSLTSSARELKEKVVDFARNLQDKAASQVQNLQNKVVQQAHNLQGQAINTIDNAVKSVQRGVADFNGNFIKAAVEKMLDRIGQVQPDGSRIFEGTKYAFYQQNGVVSVVAKDGRGTILKDSEFTANASAQDMASLKSLSEDVKQDFGQQQAQSQSRGRSR
- a CDS encoding strawberry notch C-terminal domain-containing protein, whose translation is MDEERQRRLVDAFANNFLLGREFTTITAARQQAEAILGEPVKPGTPLAKRVDESVEAGLVRAARTIVQGADDPLKVYDYLVDLYQRQPILGTRSSTSVRQQAYSTPIPIAYLAAQLAAIDAQTTVYEPTAGHGALLLLSDADKVIANELNRERLADLRSQGYALTQFDATSYCPDWEVDVVIANPPFGSVRAEDGRTRVFSVPGAGVDEGRAFVSTQIDHAIALNSLKAMKEAGKAVLILGGQLGDERSRSNGYNSQTNRLFYYTLYNEYNVTRHISIDGDLYRRQGAGFPIDLIVIEGRGKSGLTLPAAAVPRIYRSFDQLKELLNDSLLIKRQKHCVDASFEHGDGRDLGSGASAEPTGNNTQPQSILGTAGFESGMVAPGVDGRGRIDTQAGSQFTPQVPGRQTGELGSDPATPVERFSASKLGEGTDRREPGIVGEVLPASPEQLSDSTQPERSGRAGTGFGANRGNLLGGMVATSDYSVFRKLEIDAALRLGKNLEKAGQPSTTQLDFQSLREDGREATSLTIPDNYGKSPPPDQGCPAFTGFSETPNQSYTQQIQQEESLVAQEDIQQAELVEEATTTALQVPYAPKSTATPVGTLVPTNMQTAIALALSKIHSQVGNLDAYVATKLEYGTPENLHRYFSAEQVDAIALGIHNLDKGAGFIIGDQTGVGKGRVVAAMIRYAKLSDRIPIFVTKNTQLYGDMMRDLADIDMLGFQPFATNSSLNVPLGNGQRLRQMPTTHSSEMSSLMGAGNLGRYDAIFTTYDQMRTVKGQMKQRHRFLEQFAPQSIVIMDESHEAGGSSNPEQQSGRALFARRLLSLSQGAIYSSATFAKNPQVMTLYFKTDMPLAVNGNVDSLVTLVNKGGIPLQQALSATLAEAGQYIRRERSYEGVDFRAEVRLIDRDTAENISAVMAAILDFDQIKKAGLKALDKQMKAEAKQQVADNSTGAAGAESTNFTSIMHNLLDQMLLAGKAEATVQECIDTINRGEKPVVAVANTMASAIERYAEENNLAPGQPININFGDLLKHYLKRSRDVIISDVNGVKNRRPLTDAELGAQGVIAYESILSQIDEIDFSNFPVSPIDYIRFGLEQSGYSFNEITGRTDRIQYNADGSATYEHRSAQETSTAAKIRNTNAFNSGRLDVLLINRSGSTGISLHASRTFWDQRPRHLIVAQAERNVNDFVQTLGRVHRTGQVVLPAISLLMADIPAEKRLGALLCKKMASLNANATAARKGGGVSLDAVPDFINEYGDAIITEIMANKPELHARLGWPLGMPDEELIPDNAISKVTGRIPLLPIAEQERLYDLIESEYQEFVARQEAMGESVLEAKYLDLKAQTVSRMEVHPSDNAVDSPFTRAVQLEVVSVQTPRKPYTTLQVVNSVRESLGISAIENLDEHDFYEIEKISARDTEEKIDKLKQAVEKYRVAALGNKTGTAAEKFNDTLNRQFQQVEQTLSQFPVGETVRIVTQDNNIFYGTVAKVWNADEQRSNGVTPSSWKVRFLLADPAKELTVPMSKINRNTPQALNITATKQTFFGENIYELFALRQVQNRESRQIFTGNILKAFNQFSGKVINYSTIDSEVRQGLLTAKKLFVNVYEQEATLAHRCAISREALLPYFRI